A part of Desulfobacter sp. genomic DNA contains:
- a CDS encoding permease — protein MFTLALYGAAAVCLVLSFRKSKTKTRMALKKAWKSLENILPQFLCIIVLMGISLAFLDESTISRLLGESSGILGMGIAAVVGSIVFIPAFVAYPLAASLLAAGAGYMQITMFITALMMVGIITIPMEIDYFGKGIAIRRTMLAFGHSVVCAIVMGVLM, from the coding sequence ATGTTTACCCTGGCGCTTTACGGTGCGGCCGCCGTCTGCCTTGTGCTCTCTTTCAGGAAAAGTAAAACCAAGACCCGCATGGCCCTGAAAAAGGCCTGGAAGTCATTGGAGAATATCCTGCCGCAATTCTTGTGCATCATTGTTCTCATGGGAATATCCCTGGCGTTTCTGGATGAGTCCACCATCTCCAGGCTGCTGGGAGAGTCCTCCGGAATACTCGGAATGGGCATTGCCGCAGTGGTGGGATCCATTGTATTTATCCCCGCATTTGTGGCCTATCCCCTGGCGGCCTCTCTGCTTGCGGCCGGGGCCGGATATATGCAGATTACCATGTTCATCACCGCCCTGATGATGGTGGGCATTATCACCATCCCCATGGAAATCGATTATTTTGGCAAAGGAATCGCCATCCGGCGGACAATGCTGGCCTTCGGGCATTCAGTTGTCTGTGCAATCGTGATGGGAGTGCTGATGTAA
- a CDS encoding permease, protein MAAVMKRYRFAMALLALNAGLVLVFPDKGIAAFSIEWNAVLDLITFIPPIFILLGLLDVWVEREKLMPHMGPGSGIRGAVLAYVMGSAAAGPLYIAFPIAGVLLKKGASLINIFIFIGAWSTTKLPMILFEASSIGLKYTLIRLAVNSMGIILIAVVLDKTTPRSVQERLYRSGRP, encoded by the coding sequence ATGGCTGCTGTGATGAAACGGTATCGGTTTGCAATGGCACTGCTGGCGTTGAACGCCGGCCTGGTCCTGGTGTTTCCCGATAAGGGGATTGCCGCCTTCAGCATTGAATGGAATGCGGTTTTGGACCTGATTACCTTTATTCCGCCGATTTTTATCCTGCTGGGCCTGCTGGATGTGTGGGTGGAGCGGGAGAAGCTCATGCCGCACATGGGGCCGGGATCCGGCATAAGAGGGGCGGTTCTGGCCTATGTCATGGGGTCTGCCGCAGCAGGTCCCTTGTATATCGCTTTCCCCATTGCAGGAGTGCTCCTGAAAAAAGGGGCCTCCCTGATTAATATTTTCATATTCATCGGGGCCTGGTCCACCACAAAGCTGCCCATGATCCTTTTTGAGGCCTCCAGCATCGGCCTGAAATATACCCTGATCCGGCTGGCCGTGAACAGCATGGGTATCATCCTCATTGCCGTTGTGCTGGATAAGACCACGCCCCGGTCAGTGCAGGAACGCCTCTACCGATCGGGACGCCCATAG
- a CDS encoding amino acid ABC transporter substrate-binding protein: MIVLKKIIPFICVVLGVLSSSTALGKEKIVVSVDQGNPPFMYQENNAAAGIYPELIAAVFKRMGGRVAVKAYPWKRALKMCRDGLSGVGGIYKTRERLKIFDYSDLLYTENVLIYVRKDHPFRFNTLSDLKGKTIGVLQGWSYGDAFDRFRKEGNVMIRAGVNDHVTFKRLLNGNISCLFSIKLTGELIIRQTGIQDQVVALPKPVAVNGTYLVFAKKARRKALLEKFNAALAEMKADGSYGQVIQAAIPTGH; this comes from the coding sequence ATGATAGTCCTTAAAAAAATAATTCCCTTTATCTGCGTTGTTTTAGGTGTTCTTTCATCTTCCACTGCTCTTGGAAAAGAGAAGATTGTTGTTTCCGTTGACCAGGGCAACCCCCCTTTTATGTACCAGGAAAACAATGCGGCTGCCGGAATTTACCCGGAACTGATTGCTGCCGTATTTAAGCGCATGGGGGGAAGGGTGGCGGTGAAAGCCTATCCATGGAAACGGGCACTGAAGATGTGCAGGGATGGATTGTCCGGGGTCGGGGGGATTTATAAAACCCGGGAGCGCCTGAAAATCTTCGATTATTCCGATCTCCTTTATACGGAAAATGTATTGATTTATGTGAGAAAAGATCACCCCTTTCGCTTCAACACCCTTTCCGATCTGAAAGGGAAAACCATCGGTGTCTTACAGGGATGGAGCTACGGCGATGCCTTTGACCGCTTCAGAAAAGAGGGGAATGTAATGATCCGGGCCGGCGTCAATGACCATGTCACCTTTAAAAGGCTGTTGAATGGAAATATCTCCTGCCTGTTTTCCATTAAACTGACAGGAGAATTGATCATCCGGCAGACGGGCATCCAGGACCAGGTGGTCGCCCTGCCCAAGCCGGTGGCAGTGAACGGGACCTATCTTGTCTTCGCCAAAAAGGCCAGGAGGAAAGCCCTTCTTGAAAAATTCAATGCCGCCCTGGCTGAAATGAAGGCAGACGGGTCCTATGGGCAGGTGATTCAGGCCGCCATTCCTACCGGGCACTAG
- a CDS encoding sirohydrochlorin cobaltochelatase, which translates to MHQNGYIARKMRLPELQPKPAIVIAAFGSTSRAKIALDLFSRKLAEHYPDQKIYWAYTSEIIRKKLGLPSLQETLARVEADGYRKAVVQALHIFPGTEYQQLAETCSFFPGMRVFLGESLLHRWEFVNEILDAIEPEFLSPQEGYNLMAIHGTPLAADPANIIYLGLERLLADRYPNVGVAAVEGVPDHGAVFARMAREDLAGKYRRIKIIPMMYFAGLHAEEDLMGDTDSWRTALEEQGFEVDCPMTAVDGKEYFKGLAHYPEVNDGFLSRLERIYKLASYY; encoded by the coding sequence ATGCACCAGAACGGATATATCGCACGCAAGATGAGGCTGCCTGAACTGCAGCCCAAACCGGCCATTGTCATTGCCGCCTTCGGAAGTACCAGCCGGGCAAAAATCGCCCTTGACCTTTTCTCCAGGAAACTGGCCGAGCATTACCCGGACCAGAAAATCTACTGGGCCTATACCTCTGAGATCATCCGCAAAAAACTCGGCCTGCCCAGCCTCCAGGAGACCCTTGCCCGGGTGGAGGCCGACGGGTACCGCAAGGCCGTGGTCCAGGCCCTTCATATTTTTCCGGGAACCGAGTACCAGCAGCTGGCGGAGACCTGCAGCTTTTTTCCGGGAATGCGGGTCTTCCTCGGAGAGAGCCTGCTCCACCGCTGGGAGTTTGTAAATGAAATCCTTGACGCCATTGAACCCGAATTCTTAAGCCCCCAGGAGGGGTATAACCTGATGGCCATCCACGGGACCCCCCTGGCGGCGGATCCTGCCAATATCATTTACCTGGGGTTGGAACGGCTGCTGGCCGACCGCTACCCCAATGTGGGGGTGGCTGCCGTTGAAGGGGTGCCCGACCATGGGGCCGTGTTCGCCAGGATGGCCCGGGAGGACCTTGCCGGCAAATACCGGCGGATCAAAATCATCCCCATGATGTATTTTGCCGGCCTCCATGCCGAAGAGGACCTCATGGGGGACACAGACAGCTGGCGAACCGCGCTGGAAGAGCAGGGCTTTGAGGTGGACTGCCCCATGACCGCAGTGGACGGAAAAGAATATTTCAAAGGGCTGGCCCACTATCCCGAGGTAAATGACGGGTTCCTCAGCCGCCTGGAGCGGATTTACAAGCTGGCATCCTATTATTGA
- a CDS encoding MarR family transcriptional regulator translates to MKNDILKIHGKFQSLMELALKLDRAPKKFGTDQDLSHSEIHLIEIIGDNRGMGVTDMARCLGVTKGAVSQNLKRLETKGLAVKSPDPENLARVVVTLTAKGKTAYWAHRHWHETMDGGFSEYLHALDGNDVKVILDFLGRVEDFLVRRTGAAG, encoded by the coding sequence ATGAAGAACGATATCCTCAAGATCCACGGTAAATTCCAGTCCCTCATGGAACTGGCCTTGAAACTGGACAGGGCGCCCAAAAAATTCGGAACCGACCAGGACCTTTCCCATTCGGAAATCCATCTCATTGAAATCATCGGCGACAACAGGGGCATGGGGGTGACGGACATGGCCCGGTGCCTCGGCGTGACCAAGGGCGCGGTCTCCCAAAACCTAAAGCGGCTTGAAACAAAAGGGCTGGCCGTCAAATCCCCCGATCCTGAAAATCTGGCCCGGGTGGTGGTGACCCTGACGGCCAAGGGAAAGACCGCCTATTGGGCCCATCGCCACTGGCATGAAACCATGGACGGGGGGTTCAGTGAATACCTCCATGCCCTGGATGGGAACGATGTTAAGGTGATTCTTGATTTTCTGGGCCGGGTGGAGGATTTTCTGGTTCGCAGAACCGGCGCAGCCGGATGA
- a CDS encoding class I SAM-dependent methyltransferase yields the protein MYNSAFKGDVCSHRISFFLDNFIRRLFQDPRKIVGPYISSGDTVLDLGCGPGFFSLEMAKMVGEGGRMIAVDLQKEMLAKVGAKAEAENLSHVIRLHQCHSTDLALDPAVSADFILAFYMVHETPDFNAFFAQAAPHLAPGGRFLVVEPPFHVSGARFEEIAGAAEENGLSIADRPRGKGGKSLLLARG from the coding sequence ATGTATAATTCAGCATTTAAAGGCGATGTATGCAGCCACAGGATTTCATTTTTTCTGGATAATTTTATCCGCAGGTTATTTCAGGATCCCCGGAAGATCGTCGGCCCCTATATCTCATCCGGGGATACCGTTCTGGACCTTGGCTGCGGCCCCGGGTTCTTTTCCCTGGAAATGGCGAAAATGGTCGGGGAGGGCGGCCGGATGATTGCGGTGGACCTCCAGAAAGAGATGCTGGCCAAGGTGGGCGCCAAGGCAGAGGCTGAAAATTTGTCCCATGTCATCCGCCTCCATCAGTGCCATTCAACAGACCTGGCCCTTGATCCGGCCGTTTCAGCCGATTTCATCCTGGCTTTTTATATGGTTCACGAGACCCCGGATTTTAACGCCTTTTTTGCCCAGGCCGCCCCCCACCTTGCACCGGGGGGCAGGTTCCTCGTTGTGGAGCCCCCTTTCCATGTTTCAGGGGCCCGGTTCGAGGAAATTGCCGGGGCGGCAGAGGAGAATGGGCTCTCCATCGCTGACAGGCCCCGGGGAAAAGGGGGAAAAAGCCTGCTGCTGGCAAGGGGGTAG
- the feoB gene encoding ferrous iron transport protein B translates to MTDTSQSGPQKLLVGLAGQQNAGKSTTFNMLTGANQHIANYPGVTVDKKSGSYRHRDIRVETVDLPGTYSLTSFSLEERVARDFLISEKPDVIVNVVDASSLKRSLYFTFQVLEMGFPVVVALNMMDVARRNGTSVDLSALEHRLGVTVIPTVGRKGRGKTELRNAIADTAARRAHHPLHITYEELEPAIEALKQRLETSQLAENYPTRWLAVKLIEGDSEAERIVSQGLGEYCEPIKAALEIRKKFEDSHYMSVPDYMVGCRDRLATDIISTCVAEAKDGRDRITEAIDKIVLNRFAAPLFLIATVFVIYQLSIVKGYELTTYWWPVLAKLRAMAAGVLPAAGLLEDPYIRSMGLWMVDSANALLNYIPIFLILFSLIAILEDSGYMARIAFILDKLFHAFGLHGQSTLPYILGGVFAGGCAVPGIMATKGIPDERSRMATILTVPYMNCLAKIPFYTLLINVFFAPYKSWAMLFLSTITIFVALLVAKLLTATVLKHRETAPFVMELPKYHPPTLFGVGQRAVERTWQYIKKVGSIVIAVSVCVFTLLQFPGISQEKQANFEGQMDKAVATFHKKIAHTQYADRFRDEAAIVSMINVYNDFKTARLTTKGAEASKALAEKFRADYPEQFKFLKPKKDKDAKAVNKALRGLVSKRKSLRRQIKEEQISTSFLGMVGRSLEPVTQWAGFNWKINVAILSSFAARESSVATIGVLYQQGADENKSLEDRMGAEAGQGGLSPLHALAVMVFFALYPPCLAATIMIKVQTGSYKWMVFSMVFPTTLGFITACLIYTGGKALALSGIQMMGVFYGAVVLTAVCTGLFNSWKGQPLPAPEEAPGLL, encoded by the coding sequence ATGACAGATACCTCCCAATCCGGCCCCCAAAAATTATTGGTGGGCCTGGCCGGCCAGCAGAATGCCGGAAAATCAACCACATTCAACATGCTCACCGGCGCCAACCAGCACATTGCCAATTACCCCGGCGTCACCGTGGATAAAAAATCAGGGTCTTACCGCCACCGGGACATCCGGGTGGAAACCGTGGACCTGCCCGGCACCTACAGTCTCACCTCCTTTTCCCTTGAAGAGCGGGTGGCCCGGGATTTTCTTATATCGGAAAAGCCCGACGTGATCGTCAATGTGGTGGATGCCTCATCCCTGAAACGAAGCCTCTATTTTACCTTCCAGGTGCTGGAAATGGGGTTTCCCGTTGTGGTGGCCCTGAATATGATGGACGTGGCCCGACGCAATGGCACCAGTGTGGATCTTTCCGCCCTGGAACATAGGCTGGGCGTCACCGTCATCCCCACGGTGGGCCGCAAGGGCCGGGGAAAGACGGAGCTGAGAAACGCCATTGCGGACACGGCTGCCCGCAGGGCCCACCATCCCCTGCACATCACCTATGAAGAACTTGAACCCGCCATTGAGGCGCTGAAGCAGAGACTTGAAACAAGTCAATTGGCAGAAAACTATCCCACCCGATGGCTGGCCGTAAAGCTCATCGAAGGGGACAGCGAGGCGGAACGCATTGTCTCCCAAGGCCTGGGGGAATACTGCGAGCCCATCAAAGCCGCCCTGGAAATCCGGAAAAAATTCGAAGACAGCCATTATATGAGTGTCCCGGACTACATGGTGGGCTGCCGGGACCGGCTGGCCACGGATATCATCTCCACCTGCGTCGCCGAGGCAAAGGACGGCCGGGACAGAATTACCGAGGCCATCGATAAAATTGTCCTCAACCGATTTGCCGCCCCCCTCTTCCTCATTGCCACGGTATTTGTGATCTACCAGCTTTCCATCGTCAAGGGGTACGAGCTGACCACCTATTGGTGGCCGGTGCTGGCAAAGCTCCGGGCCATGGCGGCAGGCGTCCTGCCCGCAGCCGGCCTGCTGGAGGATCCCTATATCCGTTCCATGGGCCTGTGGATGGTGGATTCCGCCAATGCCCTGCTCAACTATATCCCCATTTTCCTCATCCTCTTTTCCCTGATCGCCATCCTTGAGGACAGCGGCTACATGGCCAGGATCGCCTTTATCCTGGACAAGCTCTTCCATGCCTTCGGGCTCCACGGCCAGTCCACCCTCCCCTATATCCTGGGCGGGGTTTTTGCCGGGGGGTGCGCCGTGCCCGGGATCATGGCCACCAAGGGCATCCCGGATGAACGGTCGCGCATGGCCACCATCCTCACGGTGCCCTATATGAACTGCCTGGCAAAAATCCCCTTTTACACCCTGCTCATCAATGTGTTTTTCGCCCCGTACAAATCCTGGGCCATGCTCTTTTTATCCACCATCACCATTTTTGTGGCCCTGCTGGTGGCCAAACTGCTCACCGCCACGGTGCTGAAACACAGGGAAACCGCCCCCTTTGTCATGGAACTGCCCAAATACCACCCCCCGACCCTCTTCGGCGTGGGCCAGCGGGCCGTTGAACGGACCTGGCAGTACATCAAAAAGGTGGGCTCCATCGTCATCGCTGTATCCGTCTGCGTCTTCACCCTCCTGCAGTTCCCCGGCATCTCCCAGGAAAAGCAGGCCAATTTTGAGGGGCAGATGGACAAGGCCGTGGCCACCTTCCACAAAAAAATCGCCCATACCCAATATGCCGACCGGTTCAGGGACGAGGCCGCCATCGTCTCCATGATCAATGTATACAACGATTTTAAAACGGCAAGGCTCACCACAAAGGGGGCTGAGGCTTCCAAGGCCCTGGCTGAAAAATTCCGGGCCGATTACCCGGAGCAGTTCAAATTCCTCAAACCCAAAAAGGACAAGGATGCAAAAGCGGTGAACAAGGCCCTGCGGGGACTGGTATCCAAACGCAAATCCCTGCGCCGCCAGATCAAGGAAGAACAGATCAGCACCAGTTTCCTGGGCATGGTGGGCCGCTCCCTGGAACCCGTCACCCAGTGGGCCGGGTTCAACTGGAAGATCAATGTGGCCATTCTCTCCTCATTTGCGGCCCGGGAATCCTCGGTGGCCACCATCGGGGTGCTTTACCAGCAGGGGGCTGATGAAAATAAAAGCCTTGAAGACCGCATGGGCGCCGAGGCGGGCCAAGGGGGACTCTCTCCCCTCCACGCCCTGGCCGTCATGGTCTTTTTCGCCCTCTACCCGCCCTGCCTGGCCGCCACCATCATGATAAAGGTCCAGACCGGTTCCTATAAATGGATGGTCTTTTCAATGGTCTTTCCCACCACCCTGGGATTCATCACAGCCTGTTTGATCTATACCGGCGGCAAGGCCCTGGCCCTCTCCGGCATCCAGATGATGGGCGTGTTCTACGGAGCAGTGGTGCTCACGGCGGTGTGTACGGGCCTGTTCAACTCCTGGAAAGGGCAGCCCCTGCCCGCCCCTGAAGAGGCCCCCGGGCTGCTCTAA
- a CDS encoding ferrous iron transport protein A has translation MCGRKRCCRLKDIKPGRRARIRCHHARGAVRQRLLDLGFVPETEIEVIRRAPFGDPIECCVANYKVALRNSEAGLIEVESD, from the coding sequence ATGTGTGGAAGAAAAAGATGCTGCAGGCTCAAGGATATCAAGCCCGGCCGGCGGGCCAGAATCCGCTGCCACCATGCCAGGGGGGCCGTTCGGCAGCGCCTGCTGGATCTGGGGTTTGTTCCGGAAACCGAAATTGAAGTGATCCGCAGGGCCCCCTTTGGCGATCCCATTGAATGCTGCGTTGCCAATTACAAGGTGGCACTCAGAAATTCCGAAGCCGGCCTCATCGAAGTCGAAAGCGATTAA
- a CDS encoding DUF1007 family protein — protein MARHLAAGLAACLLFVMPSVINAHPHVFIEQRMDICFDDRGLAGFKVNWTFDEMFSVMIAEDFDTDKNGSLSPEEVAVIREKAFGYIAEYGYYIHISIEGRPFPVTFTTKFNAVLEQGKLRYEFFIPCHVSAVPTTKQIVVSPYDTEYYSDIYFAQKSPVTLVNAGGFEVNHAIKIDKSTSIYFDMVNPWAVFLNFRLK, from the coding sequence ATGGCCCGGCACTTGGCTGCCGGACTGGCCGCATGTCTTCTTTTTGTGATGCCCTCTGTCATCAATGCCCATCCCCATGTCTTTATAGAACAGCGCATGGACATTTGTTTCGACGACAGGGGGCTGGCCGGTTTTAAGGTGAACTGGACCTTTGATGAAATGTTTTCCGTGATGATTGCCGAGGATTTTGACACGGACAAAAACGGCAGCCTGAGCCCTGAAGAGGTGGCGGTGATCCGTGAAAAGGCCTTCGGGTATATTGCCGAGTACGGGTATTATATTCATATTTCCATAGAGGGCAGGCCCTTCCCGGTGACGTTCACAACAAAGTTCAATGCCGTGTTGGAACAGGGAAAGCTGCGGTATGAATTTTTTATCCCCTGCCATGTCAGCGCCGTTCCCACAACCAAGCAAATCGTGGTGTCTCCCTATGACACCGAATATTACTCGGATATTTATTTTGCACAGAAATCACCCGTGACCCTGGTTAATGCCGGCGGATTTGAGGTGAACCACGCCATAAAGATTGATAAATCCACATCCATTTACTTTGACATGGTCAATCCCTGGGCCGTGTTTCTGAATTTCAGGTTAAAATAA
- a CDS encoding DUF4198 domain-containing protein yields the protein MKKLIAAAAGVAIMAMTAPAFAHFQMIYTPEAAMDKGGKIPLALVFTHPFEAGHTMDMGKPEQFFVVRSRGENAPKKTDLLPTLKPITWTSLTNSGAAFETEYSARGGDHIFCLVPEPYFEAEEGAYIKQNTKVIVNVGGEPGAWMEPVGLPTEIVPLCKPYDRWTGNVFQGRVLFNGKPVPNAEIEIEYLNHAPDLAKKAFAKEAKAKAPQDAFVLQTIFADENGVFTFGIPKAGWWGFAALGLDPDYKYKGKECSRDAVIWINAQDM from the coding sequence ATGAAAAAACTGATTGCTGCCGCAGCCGGCGTCGCCATCATGGCCATGACCGCCCCTGCATTTGCCCACTTCCAGATGATCTACACCCCGGAAGCCGCCATGGACAAGGGGGGTAAAATCCCCCTGGCCCTGGTTTTCACCCATCCCTTTGAGGCCGGCCACACCATGGATATGGGAAAACCCGAGCAGTTTTTTGTGGTCCGCAGCCGGGGCGAAAATGCGCCCAAGAAAACCGACCTGCTGCCTACCCTCAAACCCATCACCTGGACCAGCCTCACCAATTCGGGTGCAGCCTTTGAAACCGAGTACAGCGCCAGGGGCGGTGACCATATCTTCTGCCTGGTTCCGGAACCCTATTTTGAAGCCGAAGAAGGCGCTTATATCAAACAGAATACCAAGGTTATCGTGAACGTTGGCGGAGAGCCCGGCGCCTGGATGGAGCCCGTTGGGCTGCCCACAGAAATCGTTCCCCTGTGCAAACCCTATGACCGCTGGACCGGCAATGTTTTCCAGGGCAGGGTGCTGTTCAACGGCAAGCCCGTTCCCAACGCGGAAATCGAAATTGAATACCTGAACCACGCGCCCGATCTGGCCAAAAAAGCCTTTGCCAAGGAAGCCAAGGCCAAAGCCCCCCAGGATGCCTTTGTGCTCCAGACCATTTTCGCCGATGAAAACGGGGTGTTCACCTTCGGTATCCCCAAGGCCGGCTGGTGGGGATTTGCAGCCCTGGGCCTGGATCCCGATTACAAGTACAAGGGCAAAGAATGCTCCAGGGATGCGGTGATCTGGATCAACGCCCAGGATATGTAA
- a CDS encoding DUF4198 domain-containing protein has protein sequence MRRVPLCKSLMKPALALAAGLLLFSAPQVRAHSLYIQSTRYFADPGKSLPLFFCYGHYVPVADGIRGKKLNRVNVIAPDGTATPMAVRNETGLHSYMVDYNTPGTWTLTAETTPGYYTVYTDKKGRERHTIKPMARIKERARKVHKSYFAKQYAKTYVNCKTPSQEFPAAVGLPLELVPVKDIFTLKPGDPLELDVMLDGKPYAGKGTWDATYLGFSTLAEDNFYPKTPVEGSRLSIPIPHAGRWFVRYFIKKDAPEADRDNYLQMKLTATLTFQIDNERKTPKAQGH, from the coding sequence ATGAGACGCGTACCCCTCTGCAAAAGTTTAATGAAACCGGCCCTGGCCCTGGCGGCCGGCCTCCTGCTCTTTTCCGCCCCCCAGGTCCGGGCCCATTCCCTGTATATCCAGTCCACCCGCTATTTTGCCGACCCGGGCAAATCCCTGCCTCTGTTCTTCTGCTACGGCCATTATGTACCCGTGGCCGACGGCATCCGGGGGAAAAAGCTCAACAGGGTCAATGTCATCGCCCCCGACGGCACCGCCACCCCCATGGCGGTCCGCAACGAGACCGGGCTCCACTCCTATATGGTGGATTACAACACCCCGGGCACCTGGACCCTGACCGCGGAAACCACCCCGGGCTATTATACGGTTTACACCGATAAAAAAGGCAGGGAACGGCACACCATCAAACCCATGGCCAGGATTAAAGAGAGGGCCAGAAAAGTCCATAAAAGCTATTTTGCCAAGCAGTACGCCAAAACCTACGTGAACTGCAAAACCCCGTCCCAGGAATTTCCGGCTGCCGTGGGCCTGCCCCTGGAACTGGTGCCGGTGAAAGATATTTTCACCTTGAAACCCGGTGACCCCCTGGAACTGGATGTCATGCTGGACGGCAAACCCTATGCCGGAAAAGGGACCTGGGACGCCACCTACCTGGGATTCTCCACCCTTGCCGAAGACAACTTCTACCCCAAAACCCCGGTGGAAGGCAGCCGGCTTTCCATCCCCATCCCCCATGCGGGCCGGTGGTTTGTACGCTACTTTATTAAAAAGGATGCCCCTGAAGCGGACAGGGACAACTACCTTCAGATGAAGCTCACCGCCACCCTGACCTTCCAGATTGACAATGAACGCAAAACCCCAAAGGCCCAGGGGCATTAA
- a CDS encoding alpha/beta hydrolase: protein MEWVIAEGADPHRRILYIHGGSWVSGSLSGYRAFLSRISRAAGAVVLSVDYCLAPEHQFPAGLEDCVQAYQWMRENGPDGQAPASAAFLMGDSAGGNLALAALLKIKDSEMNLPTAVIALSPATDFTGGSPSLASRALVDPIINPAVLPALIPVYLGRNAEPADPYASPLFGDYRGMPPILLQVGDLEVLLDDSTRLAKHAAGQGCDVTLDVWEGMPHVFQGFAPFLAEASDAIGKIGAFVRRY, encoded by the coding sequence ATGGAATGGGTGATCGCGGAGGGTGCTGATCCGCACCGGCGGATTCTCTACATCCATGGCGGTTCATGGGTCTCGGGTTCGCTTTCCGGATACCGGGCCTTTTTGTCACGCATCTCCCGGGCGGCCGGCGCCGTCGTCCTTTCCGTAGATTACTGCCTGGCGCCAGAGCATCAGTTCCCGGCCGGACTGGAAGATTGTGTTCAGGCCTACCAATGGATGCGTGAAAACGGGCCGGACGGACAGGCACCCGCCTCGGCCGCTTTTTTAATGGGGGATTCCGCAGGGGGGAATCTGGCATTGGCCGCCCTCCTGAAAATCAAAGACTCAGAAATGAATTTACCAACGGCAGTGATTGCCCTTTCACCGGCAACCGATTTCACCGGTGGAAGCCCTTCGCTGGCATCCCGGGCTTTGGTAGACCCGATCATCAATCCGGCGGTTTTACCTGCGCTCATCCCGGTATACCTGGGCAGGAATGCTGAACCGGCGGATCCCTATGCATCTCCATTGTTTGGTGACTACAGGGGCATGCCCCCGATCTTGTTGCAGGTGGGTGATCTGGAAGTCCTGCTTGACGATTCCACCCGGCTGGCAAAGCATGCAGCCGGGCAGGGGTGCGATGTGACCCTTGACGTATGGGAGGGAATGCCCCATGTCTTTCAAGGGTTTGCCCCTTTTCTGGCGGAGGCTTCAGACGCCATTGGAAAAATCGGGGCGTTTGTCCGCAGGTATTGA